A single region of the Marinobacter nanhaiticus D15-8W genome encodes:
- the pqqB gene encoding pyrroloquinoline quinone biosynthesis protein PqqB, translated as MQIHVLGSAAGGGFPQWNCNCRNCDGLRKGTLNATPRTQSSIAISEDGERWIICNASPDIRAQLADFAPLQPARHVRDTGIEAVLLMDSQIDHTTGLLTLREGCPLDVWCTAQVHEDLSTGFPLFPMLKHWNGGLNWKEIPAADSESFWIPAAPSLKLTAIPLHSNAPPYSPRRGKTIPGDNVGLFIEDTRTGTRVLYAPGLGQPDDRLKAWMRNADVLLVDGTVWEDDEMQRQEVGTKTGQEMGHLAQYGPGGMIELLDTMPASRKVLIHINNTNPILDEDSMERAVLKIHNIEVAYDGMHLDLGGGDE; from the coding sequence ACTGCGACGGCTTGCGTAAGGGTACGCTGAACGCGACGCCCCGAACCCAATCCTCGATCGCCATCAGCGAAGATGGCGAGCGTTGGATCATTTGTAACGCATCACCGGATATCCGCGCCCAGCTGGCGGACTTCGCCCCGCTGCAACCGGCCCGCCACGTGCGCGACACTGGCATTGAGGCGGTCCTGCTGATGGACAGCCAGATCGACCATACCACCGGACTGCTGACCCTGCGCGAGGGCTGTCCACTCGATGTCTGGTGCACGGCACAGGTGCACGAGGACCTGTCCACCGGCTTTCCGCTGTTCCCCATGCTCAAGCACTGGAATGGCGGGCTGAACTGGAAGGAAATACCGGCAGCGGACAGTGAATCGTTCTGGATTCCCGCCGCGCCGTCCCTGAAGCTGACCGCGATTCCGCTGCATTCCAACGCGCCGCCTTATTCCCCGCGCCGGGGTAAGACCATCCCAGGCGACAACGTTGGCCTGTTTATCGAAGATACCCGCACCGGCACCCGTGTGCTCTACGCACCGGGGCTCGGGCAGCCAGACGACCGGCTGAAGGCCTGGATGCGCAATGCGGATGTGCTGCTGGTGGATGGCACCGTCTGGGAGGACGACGAGATGCAGCGCCAGGAAGTGGGCACCAAGACCGGTCAGGAGATGGGGCACCTCGCGCAATATGGCCCGGGGGGCATGATCGAATTGCTCGATACGATGCCGGCCAGCCGCAAGGTCCTGATCCACATCAACAATACCAACCCGATCCTCGACGAGGATTCGATGGAGCGTGCCGTCCTCAAGATCCACAACATCGAAGTGGCCTACGACGGTATGCACCTGGATTTGGGTGGAGGTGACGAATGA
- the pqqC gene encoding pyrroloquinoline-quinone synthase PqqC, with translation MNAPNPALDRASFEQALRDKGRYYHIHHPYHKAMYAGECTREQIQGWVANRYYYQVNIPRKDAAIMANCPDAAVRRLWLQRVLDHDGDGTEPGGIEAWLSLAEAVGLSRDEVIDQRHVLPGVRFAVDAYYNFARRASWQEAACSSLTELFAPEIHQSRLDSWPQHYPWIEESGYSYFRKRLGEARRDVEHGLTITLDHFTTPEQQQRALDILQFKLDILWTILDALTMAYMHRTPPYHTVTDQQVWHRGLGQ, from the coding sequence ATGAACGCGCCGAACCCGGCCCTTGACCGCGCTTCCTTCGAACAGGCACTACGGGACAAGGGGCGCTACTATCACATCCATCATCCCTACCATAAGGCGATGTATGCCGGGGAATGCACCCGCGAGCAGATCCAGGGCTGGGTGGCCAATCGCTACTACTACCAGGTCAATATTCCCCGCAAGGACGCGGCCATCATGGCCAACTGTCCTGATGCGGCAGTGCGCCGTCTCTGGCTGCAGCGGGTGCTGGACCACGATGGCGACGGTACAGAACCCGGCGGTATCGAAGCCTGGCTGAGCCTGGCCGAGGCCGTGGGTCTGAGCCGGGACGAGGTGATCGACCAGCGTCACGTGCTGCCCGGCGTGCGATTTGCTGTGGACGCCTATTACAACTTTGCCCGCCGGGCGAGTTGGCAGGAGGCGGCCTGCTCGTCCCTGACAGAGCTGTTCGCCCCGGAGATCCACCAATCCCGGCTGGACAGCTGGCCGCAGCACTACCCCTGGATCGAGGAATCCGGCTATAGCTACTTCCGCAAGCGCCTGGGCGAGGCCCGACGTGATGTGGAGCATGGCCTGACGATCACCCTGGATCACTTCACCACGCCGGAGCAACAGCAACGGGCGCTGGACATTTTGCAATTCAAGTTGGATATTTTATGGACAATCCTCGACGCCCTGACGATGGCCTATATGCACCGGACGCCGCCGTATCACACGGTGACCGATCAACAGGTCTGGCATCGGGGGCTCGGCCAATGA